The Alkalinema sp. FACHB-956 genome contains a region encoding:
- a CDS encoding ImmA/IrrE family metallo-endopeptidase — protein sequence MSSNFTAWIERRAKRMRDLLGLDELDPLDPYELAQEMDVKIFSPLDVAGLPSHMLHEILGAGSDSWSGGALHLPRGHAVVLNPTHAKTRTHATLMEELSHIFLKHKPSSFYVFVNALTMRSYNKSQEQQAYGVGAAALVTSLMLQQAQKQETRRACLAKVCGVSVDLVSFREKVTGIRLE from the coding sequence GTGAGCAGCAATTTTACGGCATGGATTGAGAGGCGTGCAAAACGGATGAGGGATTTGTTGGGGTTAGATGAGCTTGACCCTCTAGACCCTTATGAGTTGGCTCAAGAAATGGATGTGAAAATCTTTTCGCCTCTTGATGTCGCAGGTTTGCCATCACATATGCTGCACGAGATACTGGGTGCAGGTTCTGACAGTTGGTCTGGCGGGGCTTTACATCTGCCAAGGGGTCATGCTGTTGTCCTCAATCCTACCCATGCAAAAACGAGAACTCATGCCACTCTGATGGAGGAGCTATCTCACATTTTTTTAAAACACAAGCCCAGTAGCTTTTATGTATTTGTTAATGCTCTTACAATGCGTAGTTATAACAAGTCTCAAGAACAACAAGCTTATGGGGTTGGAGCAGCGGCTTTAGTCACAAGCTTGATGCTGCAACAAGCCCAAAAGCAGGAGACGAGAAGAGCTTGTTTAGCCAAGGTCTGTGGTGTAAGCGTTGATCTCGTCTCTTTTCGTGAAAAGGTTACAGGTATTCGCTTGGAATAA
- a CDS encoding helix-turn-helix domain-containing protein, with protein sequence MTYEAALARISGLVKAKRREKEIGLRAAAQESGVSSSTLSRLERGVASSLPDAETLSKLANWLNVSVSFLLVEEQDKDSEENAPKPTTPEIVEVHLRADKRLSPKTAEALATMFRLLYEQLAQSEQQNSDDN encoded by the coding sequence ATGACTTATGAAGCCGCCTTAGCTCGCATTAGTGGTTTGGTTAAGGCAAAGAGACGGGAGAAAGAAATAGGACTAAGGGCGGCGGCACAGGAATCTGGTGTCAGTTCCTCTACGCTTTCAAGGTTGGAGAGGGGCGTAGCTTCTTCGCTGCCGGATGCTGAAACACTCTCTAAATTGGCAAATTGGCTGAATGTTTCTGTTAGTTTTTTACTTGTGGAGGAACAAGACAAGGATTCTGAGGAAAATGCTCCTAAGCCTACAACACCGGAAATTGTTGAGGTGCATTTGAGAGCCGACAAACGCCTTTCGCCCAAAACAGCAGAGGCACTAGCTACAATGTTTCGTCTGCTGTATGAGCAATTGGCGCAGTCAGAACAGCAAAACTCGGATGATAACTAG
- a CDS encoding multiubiquitin domain-containing protein → MVTSKNYQIQLDGQRYSVDDPVITGQQLLDLAGKRPADEYLVFQVLQGGQLEEVRLDETTDLRKPGLERFITFQSDRSFRLVIDGRRFEWGRPLINGLELKKLAGVDPATYGIWLEVRGAEDRAIADNELVDLQQPGVERFFTGKKTTTQGNSFLPAKDREYLAGRGLQFDEIVDGSNKGVIIRGFPLPSGRFDVGQADLLILLPFGYPDAPPDMFFVLPWIKLAQIAKYPKAADQPFPFNGQQWQRWSRHNNEWRPGVDGIWTMLKRVEHALEVAA, encoded by the coding sequence ATGGTTACGTCTAAAAATTACCAAATTCAGTTGGATGGGCAACGTTACAGTGTCGATGATCCTGTGATCACTGGACAACAGCTTCTAGACTTGGCTGGAAAGAGACCGGCTGACGAATACTTGGTTTTTCAGGTACTTCAGGGAGGGCAACTAGAAGAAGTTCGACTCGACGAAACCACCGATCTCCGTAAACCCGGTCTGGAGCGATTCATTACCTTCCAGAGCGATCGCTCCTTCCGGCTGGTGATTGACGGTCGGCGATTTGAGTGGGGCAGACCCCTAATCAATGGGCTGGAGTTGAAAAAGTTGGCGGGTGTCGATCCTGCAACCTACGGCATCTGGCTAGAAGTTCGTGGTGCCGAGGATCGGGCGATCGCAGACAACGAATTGGTTGACCTGCAACAGCCGGGTGTCGAGCGGTTCTTCACGGGTAAGAAAACTACCACCCAGGGTAACAGCTTTCTACCTGCCAAAGACCGGGAATACCTTGCGGGTCGAGGGCTGCAATTTGATGAAATCGTTGATGGCTCCAACAAAGGGGTAATCATTCGGGGCTTTCCTCTTCCCTCCGGGCGCTTTGATGTTGGGCAAGCCGATCTTCTAATTCTTTTGCCGTTTGGCTATCCGGATGCGCCACCAGATATGTTCTTTGTCCTTCCCTGGATCAAGCTAGCTCAAATCGCCAAATACCCAAAAGCCGCCGACCAACCCTTTCCTTTCAACGGACAGCAGTGGCAACGCTGGTCACGCCATAACAACGAATGGCGACCAGGGGTAGACGGCATTTGGACCATGCTGAAGCGGGTGGAACACGCCCTGGAGGTGGCAGCATGA